CTGGGCGAGCTTCGCGACGGGCGAGCCGTGCGCCTCCATACCCACGGCGTCGATCACCGAATCGGTGCCGCGCCCGTTCGTCATGTCACGGATCATGTCGCCGGGATTGTTGTCGACCTCGCGCAGATCGACGACCTCGATGCCGCGGGAGGCCGCGCGGGCCAGTCGCTCGGGGACCATGTCCACGCCGATCACGCGGGCACCCTTGTGCACCGCGATGCGGGCGGCCATCTCTCCGATGGGGCCGAGGCCGAGCACCGTGACACTTCCGCCGTCGGGGATCTCCGCGTACTCGACGGCCTGCCACGCGGTGGGCAGCACGTCGGAAAGGTAGACGAAACGGTCGTCGGCCGGCCCTTCCGGGACCTTGATGTGGGTGGCGTCGGCATGGGGGACGCGCAGATATTCGGCCTGCCCGCCGGGCACGCTGCCGTAGAGCTTCGAGTAGCCGAACAGTGCGGCGCCGGTGCCCTCCTCACGGACCTGCGTGGTCTCGCACTGCGAATGCAGGCCGTGGGAACACATGAAGCACTGGCCGCAACACACCTGGAAGGGGATCACCACCCGGTCGCCGGGCTTCAGCTTCGTGACGCCGGAGCCGACCTCCTCGACGATGCCCATCGGTTCGTGACCGAGAATGTCGCCGGGAGTCATGAAGGCTCCCAACACCTCGTACAGGTGCAGGTCGGAGCCGCAGATGTTGGTGGTGGTGACGCGGATGACGGCGTCACCGGCCTCCTGGATCGTCGGATCGGGCACCGTATCGACGCTCACGTTGCGGCGCCCTTGCCATGTCACTGCCTTCATGTCGCTCCTCGGTTCCTCGGGTGCAGGAATGTCGGGCCGTGCCCGGCACGTGTCCCTCGATGCCTACCCCCGCTCGGCGCGGGCAAACGCTGCCCGCGAGCGGGTCCCTGCCGCGCCGCACATGTTTGCGCGTGCCGGAGGAGAGGTATGTCGCCACAGAATCGAATCACCGCGACACATGTCTGTGGCCGCTCTTGCGGGAGCGCAGCCGCACAGAAGGAGGTCAGGTGACCACTTCGGACCCCGAACACCACGGAAGCCAGGATCCCGAACCTTCGCGCACCCCGGATCTCGAGGATTCCCCATCAGCGGGTGGCTCACGCTGCTCGCCGTCGCGGTGATCGTGATCATCTTCGTGGTCGCGATCTTCGGCATCCTGTCCTGACGGTTCGGCCCGAGCCGCCCCGCGGAGCTTCTCGTCAGCGTCCGCGACGCGGTAGCCGCACGACCTGCACGAAGAATTCGTCGATCTGCTTCACGGCACCGATGAACTGGTCGAGATCGACCGGCTTGGTGACGTACGCATTGGCGTGCAGCTTGTAGCTGCGGAGAATGTCCTCCTCGGCCGACGAGGTCGTGAGCACCACGATCGGGATGTCGGACAGTTCCGGATCGGACTTGATCTTCGTCAGCACCTGCCGGCCATCGTACTTCGGCAGGTTCAGGTCGAGCAGGATCAGATCCGGGCGCGGCGCACCCTCGTGGTCGCCCCGGCGGTACAGGAAGTCGAGTGCTTCCGCCCCGTCGCGGACGACGTGTAGGGCGTTGCCGATCTTGTTGTCCTCGAATGCTTCACGGGTCATCAGCTCGTCGCCGGGATCGTCCTCGACCAACAGGACGTCCACCGGTCGGGCAGCGGGATAGGTCACGATCGTGCTCCTCATGACGTTGTCCCCTGCTTCTGCTCGACGGGGCGTGATGCGGTTCCGAGGGTGAAGCAGATTCGAGTGCCCTCGGTATGAGTATCGCCGTACTCGGTGTCGATCCAGATTCTTCCCGCGTGATACTCGACGATTTTCTTGCTCAGCGCCAGTCCGATACCGGTGCCCTGGTAATCGTCGCGAGGATGCAGCCGCTGGAAGATGACGAACACCTTCTCGGCGTACTCGCTGTCGATCCCGATGCCGTTGTCGGTGACGCAGAAGTGCCACCGCGGACCGTCCGACTCGTCCTCGGCCTTTTCGCACTCGATCCTGATCACCGGGGTGCGATCGGGATGGCGGAACTTGATGGCGTTGCCGACCAGGTTCTGCCACAGCATCGTCAGCAGAGTGGGGTCGCCGGTGAGCTCGGGGAGGTCGTCGGGGCGTTCGATCTGCGCCTGTGACTCCTCGATGGAGGCGGAGAGGTTGAACAACGCCTTCTCGAGCGGTCGGCCGAGGTCGACCCGGACGTAGGCGTCGTGGACGCGTCCGACCCGGGAGAAGGCGAGCAGATCGCTGATCAGCACCTGCATCCGTTTCGCGCCGTCCACGGCGTATTCGACGTACTGTCGTCCACGATCGTCGAGGACGTCGCCGTACCGCTTCTCGAGCAGCTGGCAGAAGGACGCGACCTTCCGCAGCGGTTCCTGCAGGTCGTGCGATGCGACGTAGGCGAACTGCTCGAGTTCGGTGTTCGAGCGGCGGAGTTCCTCGGCCTGGGAATCGAGATCCTCGGTCTGTTTCGCGAGCAGGGTCTGCTGCTTCCGGGAGTCCGCCAACGCGTCCGCGATACGACCGCGCATCGTCTCGACGTCCAGGGCGAGTGCCCGGATGTCCTTCGGTCCCTGGGGGTATATGTGCTGGTAGAAGTTCTCCTCCAGCGCGACCCGGCGACTGGCGTTGCGGAGTTTGCTGAGCGGCACGGCGACGAGATTGTGGACGAGGGCCACCATCGCGAGGCCGGTGAGGATGAACGCGATCACCATGGCGATCAGGACCGAGTTGCGGATCGTCCGGGACTGCACGAGATCGTCGAGGTTCTCTTCGAGCACACGGGAGAGCGCGCTGTTCTCCTGGACGAACATCGACCGGATCTCACCGAAGGTCAGCCGGTCCTCCTCTGCCAGGTTCGCATCGACGGGGCGCGGCTGCCCGGGCACGACTGTGGCGATGATCGGCTCTGCATATTGCGTCTGCCACTGCCGGGCGGTGGCGTCGATGGAGTCGATGTCGGCGAGGAGCTCGGGATGGTCGGCGAGGAGTTCACGGAGGCGATCGAGGGCGACCTGCTGATCGGCTCGGCCGGCGCGATACGGCCCGAGGAAGATCGGGTCGGTTGTGAGCGCATACCCGCGGACCGCGGTCTGCTGATCGAGCAATGAGCTCTGCAGCCGGTAGGACTCCGTCATCGCGGGCTGGATCCGCCCGGTCACCTCGTCGGTGATCTGCACGGTGCGCTGGATGAAGATTCCGCCCACGATCGAGCCGAGGACGGCGAAGACCGCGAGGACCGCGAACGCGACCTGGAACCAGCTCTGCACGACCAGCCGCGACGAGAACCGCTCGATGCGCGGTTCGGGAACCGAAGGATCCCTCATCGCCGCACCGTCGCTCCGACCTCGGCGGAACGCACGATACCGATCACATCCACCCCAGCTTCCCGGCCCGTGCCCGATTCGCGCCTACGGGCGACGAATCCCGACGGCGGTGCGGTCCCGAACCTGTCGGTCTGCGAACACACGTATGGACGGGCTGTCTGTTGAACCCGAATGCGAACTGTAGCCGACCGGTGGAGCCGTTCCGATCCGGCCACGGGCCGAACCGGCTGCACCGAGTGCCGGAACGCGACTAGGGTCGGTCGCATGACACGACGAGTGAGTGTGTGGGGTGGCGCGTTCTGGCTCAGTCGGAAGGTTCGCGAGCAGGCGCTCGATGCAGCCCGCGAACTGGAGGAGCTCGGGTACTCCCGGTTGTGGACGTCCGGCGGATTCAAGGACGGCTTCCCCTCCGTCTACGGTGAACTGCTCGCGGCGACGACGACGCTCGAGCTGGCGAGCGGCATCATCAGCATCTGGCACGCCGACCCGGAGACCACGGCGGCTGCGGTCGCCGATCTGGAGTCGCGGTATCCCGGTCGTTTCCTGCTGGGCGTCGGAACGAGTCACGCTCCCGTCGTCGACGCGCGGGAGAACACCAGCTACACCAAGCCCTACAGCCGGATGGTCGAGTACCTCGACGGCCTCGATGTGGCGTCGACGCCGGTGCCCACCGATCGCAGGGTCCTCGCGGCGCTCGGCCCGCGCATGCTGAAGCTGTCCGCCGAGCGCGCGGCAGGAGCCCATCCGTACTTCGTTCCGCCCGCGCACACGGCGGTTGCGCGTGAGGCCCTCGGCTCGGAGCCGTTGCTCGCGCCCGAGGTGGCCGTCGTCCTCGAAACCGACGAGACCGTTGCGCGTTACATCGCCCGCGAGTACATGCGCGGTTATCTCGCGCTGCCGAACTACTCGAACAACCTGCGTCGTCTCGGGTATACCGACGAGGACCTCGCCGACGGTGGCAGCGACGGCCTGATGGACGTGCTCATCCCGTGGGGCGATCTCGACAGCGTCGTCGCCGGCATCGAGAAGCACTACGCCGCCGGTGCCGACGAGGTCGCCATCCAGGTGCTCACCGCGGATCCGTTCACCTTCCCGAGCGAGGGCTACCGGCAGCTCGCGTCCGCGCTGCTGAGCTGAGGCCACCGAACCCCGAGGTCACCGAACCCCGAGGTCACCGAACCCCGAGGTCACCGGATCGGTGTGGCCGCTCAGATCGGCCGCACCGTGAGGATCTGGGACATCGTGCCGATCGGTCCGGTCGCATCGTGCAGCACCGTGCTCGTCAGGCCGACGCCGTCGGCGCCGAACGAGACCGACGTATCGAAGCCGACCCATTCACCGCGGGGTTCGGCGAACAGGTGCGCGGTCAGGTCGACGTTGGGGAAGGCGATCGTTCTCGGATCGGCACGCACCGCCATGCCGTTGGCGATGTCGAACAGGCCGGCCGTGGCGGCGAGATCGCTGACCTTCTCGCCCTCCACGAGCGGGAGACCGGTGCGCACCCAGAACGAGGCCCGTCCGGGTGCGGTCGAGACGCGGCGCACCTCCACCGAGTCGATGAATCCTCCCGGCCACAGCGTCGTCGGGTCCCAGGGTTCGCAGTCCTCGGGCGTCGGAATCGGCTGCAGCGTGGTGCCGGCGATCTCCGCGGTGGGACGGGTCTGCATCAGCCACGCGCGCGCACGCACGATCGCGCGCCCGTCGTAGGCGAGGGTCGCTTCCACGAGTTCGATGGTGCGTCCGGGCCGCAGGACCTCGACCGTCGTGACGACGGGACCGACGGGCACGGTGCCGAGGATGTCGTACGACAGGCGTCCGATCGTGAGGTCGTCGTCGCGCCGCGCGTCGCGGTCGCATTCGACGACGTGGGCGATCAGCCCGAGAGCGGGAGCGATGTGCTGCTCCGCCTCGTTCCACGCCCCACCGACATGTTCGGTGGCGCGGAAGGAGGTCGGGCCGAGTCGTTCGAAGTAGCTCATGCGGTCTCCGTTCGTGACGGCTCTGCCGCGAGAGCCGAGGGGGTCGCGGCGAGAGCTGCCAGTGCCATGCGTCGCAGCACCGCGCGGGTGCCTTCGGGGGAACGCGGGTCGGCGCTGTGCGGTGTCGAGTTGATGAGTCCGAAGGTCGCGTGCGCCATCGTGCGCGCATCGGATTCGGGCAGTGCGGGGTCGATGCGGCGCAGGGCTTCGACCCAGATCTCGACGTAGCGACGCTGGGTCACCCTCACCTCCCGCTGCCCCTCGTCGGGGAGGGACGTGAACTCGCGGTCCTGCACGCGGATGAGATCGGGCTCGCCCAGCGCGAAGTCGAGATGGAAGTCGACCAGGCCCTCGAGGGCGTCGCGCGGGTCGGGCGTCGTCTCGGCGACCTGCGTGCCACCTGCGAGGAGGCGGCGGCTGATCTCGACGAGGATCTCGACGAGCAGGGCGTCCTTGTTGGGGAAGTGTCGGTACACAGCGGGACCGCTGATCCCCACGGCCGCACCGAGATCCTCGAGGCGGACCCCGGGGAATCCGCGTTCGGCGATCAGGTGCGCCGCGGCACGCAGGAGGTCCCGTCGGCGTTCCGCCTTGGCGAGGCTACGCCGCGTCGGGCGTCCCGATGCGGTCGAGACGTCGATCGCGGACTCGGTCATGAAAATCTCCGCTCGGTGTGGTCTGGACAACTCGGTTAATCATAACTAACCTAGATTTCAGTTAATGGCGATTAGTCGATCTACCGAGGATGGTGTCCGTGACAACCGCTGAGACGGCCTCGACAACCAGCCGCGACCAGCACGAACAGCTGGTCGGAGAGCTCCGAGACAAGCTCGCTGCCGCAGCCCTGGGTGGCAGCGAGAAAGCCCGGGAGCGGCATGTCGCCCGCGGCAAGCTGCTTCCCCGCGACCGCGTGGACGAACTGCTCGACACGGGCAGCCCGTTCCTCGAACTGTCGCCCCTCGCCGCCGACGGCATGTACGACGACGAGTGCCCCGGCGCCGGCATGATCGCCGGCATCGGCCGCGTCGCCGGCCGCGAGTGCGTGATCGTCGCGAACGACGCCACCGTCAAGGGGGGCACCTACTACCCGATCACGGTCAAGAAGCACCTGCGGGCGCAGGAAGTCGCGTTGCAGAACAACCTGCCGTGCCTGTACCTCGTCGACTCCGGTGGCGCCTTCCTGCCGCGGCAGGACGAGGTCTTCCCCGACCGCGAGCACTTCGGCCGCATCTTCTACAACCAGGCCACCATGAGCGCCAAGGGGATTCCGCAGATCGCCGCGGTCATGGGCTCGTGCACCGCCGGCGGCGCCTACGTCCCCGCCATGAGCGACGAGGCCGTCATCGTCCGCAACCAGGGCACCATCTTCCTCGGTGGCCCGCCGCTGGTGAAGGCCGCGACCGGCGAGGTCGTCACCGCCGAAGAGCTCGGCGGCGGCGACCTGCACTCGAAGGTCTCCGGCGTCACCGACCACCTGGCCGAGGACGACCGCGACGCGCTGCGCATCGTGCGAGACATCGTCTCCACCTTCGGTCCGCGCAACCCGCGTCCGTGGGACGTCGAACCCACCGTCGAACCCGAGGCCGACCCCACCGAGCTGTACGACGTGGTGCCCACCGACTCGCGCATCCCCTACGACGTGCACGAGGTCATCGACCGTGTGGTCGACGGCGCCGGCGGTGACGGCCATGGATCCAGCAGCTTCCACGAGTTCAAGGCCGAATACGGCAAGACTCTCGTCACCGGCTTCGCACGCATCCACGGCCACCCGGTCGGCATCATCGCGAACAACGGCGTTCTCTTCGGCGAATCCGCCGTCAAGGGAGCGCATTTCATCGAACTGTGCGACAAGCGCTCGATCCCGCTGGTGTTCCTGCAGAACATCTCCGGCTTCATGGTCGGCCGCGACTACGAGGCCGGCGGCATCGCCAAGCACGGCGCGAAGATGGTCACCGCGGTCGCGTGCGCGCGGGTGCCGAAGCTGACCGTCGTCATCGGCGGCTCGTACGGCGCCGGCAACTACTCGATGTGCGGTCGCGCGTATTCGCCTCGCTTCCTGTGGATGTGGCCCAACGCCCGCATCTCCGTCATGGGTGGCGAGCAGGCCGCCTCGGTGCTGGCCACGGTGCGCTCCGACCAGCTCGATGCCTCGGGCAAGCCCTGGACGGCCGAGCAGGAGGAGGAGTTCAAGGCTCCGATCCGCGCCCAGTACGAGGAACAGGGCAATCCCTACTACTCGACCGCGCGCCTGTGGGACGACGGCATCATCGATCCCGCAGACACCAGAAAAGTTCTCGGACTGGCACTGTCGGTGTGCGCCAACGCCCCGCTCGAGCCGGTCTCCTACGGCGTCTTCCGGATGTGAGTGCACCCATGACTGATACGACTCGGATCGACACGGTGTTGGTCGCCAACCGCGGTGAGATCGCGGTGCGCGTCATCCGCACCCTGAAGGCGATGGGCATCCGCTCGGTCGCCGTGTTCAGCGAGGCCGACCGCGACGCCCGGCACGTGCAGGAGGCCGACACCGCGGTGCTGCTCGGACCCGCCGCGGCGCGCGAGAGCTATCTGGTGATCGACAAGGTCATCGACGCGGCGCTCGCCACCGGTGCACAGGGCATCCATCCCGGCTACGGATTCCTTTCGGAGAATTCGGCTTTCGCCGCCGCGTGCGCCACTGCCGGTATCGCCTTCCTCGGCCCGTCCGCCCACGCCATCGAGACCATGGGCGACAAGATCACCGCCAAGGCCGCGGTGTCGGAGTTCGGCGTTCCCGTCGTGCCCGGCATCTCCCGGCCCGGACTGAGCGACGACGAACTGATCACGGGCGCCGAGGAAGTCGGCTATCCCGTGCTCGTCAAGCCGTCCGCCGGCGGTGGCGGCAAGGGCATGCGCCTCGTCGAGGACCCGAAGGATCTGCCCGCCGCGCTCGAATCCGCCCGCCGCGAAGCAGCGTCGGCGTTCGGTGACGACACCCTCTTCCTCGAACGGTTCGTCCAGCGCCCCCGGCACATCGAGGTCCAGGTCCTCGCCGACGCGCACGGCAACGTCGTCCACCTCGGCGAGCGCGAGTGCAGTCTCCAGCGGCGGCACCAGAAGGTCATCGAGGAAGCGCCCTCGCCGCTGCTCGACGAGGCCACCCGCGCCCGCATCGGTGAGGCCGCGTGCAACACCGCGCGCAGCGTCGACTACACCGGCGCCGGCACCGTCGAGTTCATCGTCTCCGCCGACAAGCCCGACGAGTTCTTCTTCATGGAGATGAACACCCGGCTGCAGGTCGAGCATCCGGTCACCGAGATGGTCACCGGCCTCGACCTCGTCGAGTGGCAGGTGCGCATCGCCGCGGGTGAGCCGCTCGGCTTCACCCAGGACGACATCACCCTCACCGGCCACGCGATCGAGGCCCGCGTCTACGCCGAGGATCCGGCCCGCGGCTTCCTCCCGACCGGCGGCGAGATCGCCGATGTCGTGGAACCTTCCGGCCCCGGCGTGCGCGTCGACTCCGGCATCCGCGCCGGCACCGTGGTCGGCAGCGACTACGACCCGATGCTCGCCAAGGTCATCGCCCACGCCGACGACCGCGCCGGAGCGCTGCGCCGCCTCGACCGGGCGCTCGCACAGACCGCCGTGCTCGGCGTCGTCACCAACGTCGACTTCGTGCGGTTCCTGCTCGCCGACGACGACGTCGTGGCCGGTGCGCTCGACACCGGACTCCTCGACCGCCGGGTCGGCGACTACACCGCCCCCACGACCGCCGATTCCACGCTCGTCGCCGCGGCCATCCTGCGGTGGCTCGACCGCTGGGCGGGCGACACCACCGATCCGTGGGCGGTGCCCGACGGATGGCGCGTCGGTGCCCACCGGCCCGTCACGTCGCGGCTCACCTCCGGCGACCGCACCGCACATGTGCGCCTGACCGGAACTCCGGCGGCCGGTGTCGCCGAGGTCGAGGACGGCGAGACCTACCGGTTCAGCGCCGTGCTGCACGGCTCCGCTCTGGCGGTCGTGCTCGACGGCCGGCGTCACAGCTACCGCGTCGGCGAATCCGACGGTGCGGTCTGGCTTTCCGACGGTCACGGCAGCGTCGCCGTCCGCGAGGTGCGCGAGGCGTCGGTGCGCGGCGACGACGCCCACGCCGGCGACGCCGACATCACGAGCCCGATGCCCGGCGCCGTCATCGCGGTGTCCGTCGCCCCCGGCGACACCGTCACGGCCGGGCAGACGCTCGTCGTCGTCGAGGCCATGAAGATGGAACATTCGCTCACCGCCCCCATCGACGGCACCGTCGAACTGTTCGCGGCAGCCGGTGAGCAGGTCAAGGTCGATCAACTTCTCGTGCGAATCACCCCGCACGCCGACACGGAAGAGACAAAGTGATGACGGAATACCTGGCCACGGGCCAACTTCCCGACGAGTACGAGCAGCTTCGCAAGACGGTCGCCGACTTCGCCCGCACGGTGGTCGCGCCGGTCGCCGCCAAGCACGACGCCGAGCACTCGTTCCCCTACGAGGTCGTGCAGGGCATGGCCGAGATGGGCCTGTTCGGCCTGCCGTTCCCCGAGGAGTACGGCGGCATGGGCGGCGACTACTTCGCGCTGTGCCTCGCGCTCGAGGAACTCGGCAAGGTCGACCAGTCCGTCGCCATCACCCTCGAGGCCGGTGTCTCGCTCGGCGCGATGCCGATCTACCGCTTCGGCAACGAGAAGCAGAAGCAGGAGTGGCTGCCGCAGCTCGCGAGCGGCCGCAACCTCGCGGCCTTCGGGCTCACCGAGCCGGGTGCGGGCAGCGACGCCGGAGGCACCAAGACCACCGCCAAGCTCGAGAACGGCGAGTGGATCATCAACGGCAACAAGCAGTTCATCACCAACTCCGGCACCGACATCACCTCGCTCGTGACCGTCACCGCCGTCACCGATGTGCGGGAGAACGGCAAGAAGGAGATCTCCACGATCCTCGTGCCGACCTCCACGCCGGGCTTCACCGCCGAACCCGCCTACAACAAGGTCGGCTGGAACGCCTCCGACACGCATCCGCTCACCTTCGCCGACGTGCGGGTGCCCGAGGAGAACCTCCTCGGCGAGCGGGGCCGCGGCTACGCCAACTTCCTGCGCATCCTCGACGAGGGCCGCATCGCCATCGCCGCGCTGTCGACCGGCGCCGCGCAGGGCTGCGTCGACGAATCGGTGAAGTACGCCAAGGAGCGCGAGGCGTTCGGCAGCCCGATCGGCAACAACCAGGCCATCGCCTTCAAGATCGCCCGCATGGAGGCACGTGCGCACGCCGCGCGCACCGCCTACTACGACGCCGCCGCCGCGATGCTCGCCGGCAAGCCGTTCAAGAAGCAGGCCGCCGTCGCCAAGCTCGTCGCGTCCGAGGCCGCGATGGACAACGCGCGCGACGCGACGCAGATCCACGGTGGCTACGGCTTCATGAACGAGTACGCCGTGGCGCGCCACTACCGCGACAGCAAGATCCTCGAGATCGGTGAGGGCACCACCGAGGTGCAGCTCATGCTCATCGGACGGGAGCTGGGACTGTGAGCGAGACCGACACCACCGTGGAGAAGCGGATCGTCCAGCGTGGCCTGTGGTTCGAGGAG
This window of the Rhodococcus pyridinivorans genome carries:
- a CDS encoding zinc-dependent alcohol dehydrogenase, coding for MKAVTWQGRRNVSVDTVPDPTIQEAGDAVIRVTTTNICGSDLHLYEVLGAFMTPGDILGHEPMGIVEEVGSGVTKLKPGDRVVIPFQVCCGQCFMCSHGLHSQCETTQVREEGTGAALFGYSKLYGSVPGGQAEYLRVPHADATHIKVPEGPADDRFVYLSDVLPTAWQAVEYAEIPDGGSVTVLGLGPIGEMAARIAVHKGARVIGVDMVPERLARAASRGIEVVDLREVDNNPGDMIRDMTNGRGTDSVIDAVGMEAHGSPVAKLAQSAAGFLPSAIAEPFMEKAGVDRLHALYTAIDVVRRGGAISLSGVYGGAADPMPMLTLFDKQIRLHMGQANVLNWVPEILPLLTDEDPLGVDDFATHRLPLDDAPHAYEIFQKKQDGAIKICLKP
- a CDS encoding response regulator, giving the protein MRSTIVTYPAARPVDVLLVEDDPGDELMTREAFEDNKIGNALHVVRDGAEALDFLYRRGDHEGAPRPDLILLDLNLPKYDGRQVLTKIKSDPELSDIPIVVLTTSSAEEDILRSYKLHANAYVTKPVDLDQFIGAVKQIDEFFVQVVRLPRRGR
- a CDS encoding sensor histidine kinase — translated: MRDPSVPEPRIERFSSRLVVQSWFQVAFAVLAVFAVLGSIVGGIFIQRTVQITDEVTGRIQPAMTESYRLQSSLLDQQTAVRGYALTTDPIFLGPYRAGRADQQVALDRLRELLADHPELLADIDSIDATARQWQTQYAEPIIATVVPGQPRPVDANLAEEDRLTFGEIRSMFVQENSALSRVLEENLDDLVQSRTIRNSVLIAMVIAFILTGLAMVALVHNLVAVPLSKLRNASRRVALEENFYQHIYPQGPKDIRALALDVETMRGRIADALADSRKQQTLLAKQTEDLDSQAEELRRSNTELEQFAYVASHDLQEPLRKVASFCQLLEKRYGDVLDDRGRQYVEYAVDGAKRMQVLISDLLAFSRVGRVHDAYVRVDLGRPLEKALFNLSASIEESQAQIERPDDLPELTGDPTLLTMLWQNLVGNAIKFRHPDRTPVIRIECEKAEDESDGPRWHFCVTDNGIGIDSEYAEKVFVIFQRLHPRDDYQGTGIGLALSKKIVEYHAGRIWIDTEYGDTHTEGTRICFTLGTASRPVEQKQGTTS
- a CDS encoding LLM class F420-dependent oxidoreductase, which codes for MTRRVSVWGGAFWLSRKVREQALDAARELEELGYSRLWTSGGFKDGFPSVYGELLAATTTLELASGIISIWHADPETTAAAVADLESRYPGRFLLGVGTSHAPVVDARENTSYTKPYSRMVEYLDGLDVASTPVPTDRRVLAALGPRMLKLSAERAAGAHPYFVPPAHTAVAREALGSEPLLAPEVAVVLETDETVARYIAREYMRGYLALPNYSNNLRRLGYTDEDLADGGSDGLMDVLIPWGDLDSVVAGIEKHYAAGADEVAIQVLTADPFTFPSEGYRQLASALLS
- a CDS encoding thioesterase family protein — its product is MSYFERLGPTSFRATEHVGGAWNEAEQHIAPALGLIAHVVECDRDARRDDDLTIGRLSYDILGTVPVGPVVTTVEVLRPGRTIELVEATLAYDGRAIVRARAWLMQTRPTAEIAGTTLQPIPTPEDCEPWDPTTLWPGGFIDSVEVRRVSTAPGRASFWVRTGLPLVEGEKVSDLAATAGLFDIANGMAVRADPRTIAFPNVDLTAHLFAEPRGEWVGFDTSVSFGADGVGLTSTVLHDATGPIGTMSQILTVRPI
- a CDS encoding SACE_7040 family transcriptional regulator; amino-acid sequence: MTESAIDVSTASGRPTRRSLAKAERRRDLLRAAAHLIAERGFPGVRLEDLGAAVGISGPAVYRHFPNKDALLVEILVEISRRLLAGGTQVAETTPDPRDALEGLVDFHLDFALGEPDLIRVQDREFTSLPDEGQREVRVTQRRYVEIWVEALRRIDPALPESDARTMAHATFGLINSTPHSADPRSPEGTRAVLRRMALAALAATPSALAAEPSRTETA
- a CDS encoding carboxyl transferase domain-containing protein; protein product: MVSVTTAETASTTSRDQHEQLVGELRDKLAAAALGGSEKARERHVARGKLLPRDRVDELLDTGSPFLELSPLAADGMYDDECPGAGMIAGIGRVAGRECVIVANDATVKGGTYYPITVKKHLRAQEVALQNNLPCLYLVDSGGAFLPRQDEVFPDREHFGRIFYNQATMSAKGIPQIAAVMGSCTAGGAYVPAMSDEAVIVRNQGTIFLGGPPLVKAATGEVVTAEELGGGDLHSKVSGVTDHLAEDDRDALRIVRDIVSTFGPRNPRPWDVEPTVEPEADPTELYDVVPTDSRIPYDVHEVIDRVVDGAGGDGHGSSSFHEFKAEYGKTLVTGFARIHGHPVGIIANNGVLFGESAVKGAHFIELCDKRSIPLVFLQNISGFMVGRDYEAGGIAKHGAKMVTAVACARVPKLTVVIGGSYGAGNYSMCGRAYSPRFLWMWPNARISVMGGEQAASVLATVRSDQLDASGKPWTAEQEEEFKAPIRAQYEEQGNPYYSTARLWDDGIIDPADTRKVLGLALSVCANAPLEPVSYGVFRM
- a CDS encoding acetyl-CoA carboxylase biotin carboxylase subunit; its protein translation is MTDTTRIDTVLVANRGEIAVRVIRTLKAMGIRSVAVFSEADRDARHVQEADTAVLLGPAAARESYLVIDKVIDAALATGAQGIHPGYGFLSENSAFAAACATAGIAFLGPSAHAIETMGDKITAKAAVSEFGVPVVPGISRPGLSDDELITGAEEVGYPVLVKPSAGGGGKGMRLVEDPKDLPAALESARREAASAFGDDTLFLERFVQRPRHIEVQVLADAHGNVVHLGERECSLQRRHQKVIEEAPSPLLDEATRARIGEAACNTARSVDYTGAGTVEFIVSADKPDEFFFMEMNTRLQVEHPVTEMVTGLDLVEWQVRIAAGEPLGFTQDDITLTGHAIEARVYAEDPARGFLPTGGEIADVVEPSGPGVRVDSGIRAGTVVGSDYDPMLAKVIAHADDRAGALRRLDRALAQTAVLGVVTNVDFVRFLLADDDVVAGALDTGLLDRRVGDYTAPTTADSTLVAAAILRWLDRWAGDTTDPWAVPDGWRVGAHRPVTSRLTSGDRTAHVRLTGTPAAGVAEVEDGETYRFSAVLHGSALAVVLDGRRHSYRVGESDGAVWLSDGHGSVAVREVREASVRGDDAHAGDADITSPMPGAVIAVSVAPGDTVTAGQTLVVVEAMKMEHSLTAPIDGTVELFAAAGEQVKVDQLLVRITPHADTEETK
- a CDS encoding acyl-CoA dehydrogenase family protein, coding for MTEYLATGQLPDEYEQLRKTVADFARTVVAPVAAKHDAEHSFPYEVVQGMAEMGLFGLPFPEEYGGMGGDYFALCLALEELGKVDQSVAITLEAGVSLGAMPIYRFGNEKQKQEWLPQLASGRNLAAFGLTEPGAGSDAGGTKTTAKLENGEWIINGNKQFITNSGTDITSLVTVTAVTDVRENGKKEISTILVPTSTPGFTAEPAYNKVGWNASDTHPLTFADVRVPEENLLGERGRGYANFLRILDEGRIAIAALSTGAAQGCVDESVKYAKEREAFGSPIGNNQAIAFKIARMEARAHAARTAYYDAAAAMLAGKPFKKQAAVAKLVASEAAMDNARDATQIHGGYGFMNEYAVARHYRDSKILEIGEGTTEVQLMLIGRELGL